cgtgcgtgcgtgcgtgcttgcgtgtgtgtatgtgtgtgtgtgcgtacgtgcgtgcgtgcgtgcatgcgtgggtgtgtgcgtgtgtttgcgAGGCAGTGACACACAGTCACTAAATGTATAATGGTGTTAACTATTATGTAGGTTTAAGTATGTTGAAATTTTGCCTTTTCTCTCAGCAAACGAGATATCCTGCCTCAGGTTTATTCAATGACTGATAATTATCCAGGATTACATAACTGCTTCTACAGCTGTTAATTTGATTAACTTTGTTTAAACACTtgctattaattaaatacaggTTTACTACCTGCAATCATTAATTCGACATAGCCTACCTACGGGTATCATGCCTCCATCAACAAGCCCTCTACTTTTCagaatagttatatttatgcccgttttcattaacGACGAACAACGCAATGCATAAATAAAGTACGcttaatctaaataaataacgcctaatctaaaTAAATGTAAGGGAAATTCCTAGGGATATATTTGATCTATAttgaccaatagttatcatcattatgattcgattaaggcgattccttgGTTTATTGAAAACAGGCATTAGGGAGCTTTGAAATTAATGGTCTTAAGACTCTAAGCTGTGGTAACCGTTCTATGTGCTATATTGTATCTAATCAGTCCAATCATGTGATAATAAGTCCATTGTTTAAGGACCACCAACTCGTataaagcagcgtggtggatttttGCTCTTCTtatcttcttaaatattaagagaggaggcctgtgtccTGTGTCCGGTGACGGGGAATACGAGCTGTTAAGATagctctattttttattattattataattgacggCCCAAGATTCGAATTTATTATAGTCTCATTTAGAATGCACACAAATATCctgctattataaatataatatgaaatttattaaaataaaagcctATAAATGACTTTTGTTGTTAcaaatttgttatttaagtTTAGGTGAAACCTATATAATCCATCCTGTAGAAGTTACTtgtggaattaataattttaaaaatacaaaaatagtgAAACCCTGAAATACCTAAATAACTAAATTGATTGGTTTTCACTTTGATTAGACCTAGCACTTTTTTCAGACTcataattttagtttagttttgagATTTTGGTTCAACAGAATAGGCATTGTTTACCTACATCGTTCCTTATctattcttatattaatatataaagctgaagagtttgtttttttgtttgtttgtaagttAGAATACTTGAACGCGATTGATTGCTGAcgaattctttcagtgttggatagcctattTATCGAGGCAGGCTAGCTTAGACCAATATAAGCAAAgcagcaataaataatatttcaaaatcgggttttttttacttttgagaCCTTCCACTGCGTGCGctacgtaaacggttaaagtttcggtAAAAGCGTGTATCAAAAAGTTGTTCGCCTTTAGATGCTCGCGGCGAATTCGCGAAGGACCGCTAGTTAGATatataagcatggtggtaatattagagtaagcagttgattatCAGTTCTGCgaactaaatataaaagtattaataaatatatttttttatattaatatacaacaTTTTGGAGCTCATTGATCCTTTTATTTCTTATTCCAAATTAACTAAGTATCACTTTCTTGATTCCAGGCCACAATAGACCACCCGGGCAACATTCCGGTAGTGATAGCGTTCCCCACCACGCTGTATCAGACGCAGAAAGACCTGCAACGCGAGCTGACTTTGCCTCTGGGCACGGTACTGAACGCGGTGTTCAAAAACCAGCAGTGGCTGTACGCGCAAACACCGCATGGTGATGAAGGCTACGTGCTTTATAGCGCATGCTTGCCTTTGGGAATATTGCCTAGTAGGTGAGAACAATTATATTTGCTTAGTAGATTCGACAATTGagttgtcggccgattggcgtaatGGCAAGTGACgctgctttgtgagtccaaagccgtggattcggttcccacaacttgaaaatgtttgtgtgatgaacctaaatgttttttagggtctgtgtgtttatctgtatattattagtattcatgtgttaaattcaaattcaaaattcatttatttaaagtaggcctagtttaataagcacctttgaaaagtcaagtcagtctgtttgcagttactctaccaccggttaggaaGGTAGATtgcaccgagaagagccggcaaagaaactcagcaggttgctattttccaacatcattttttattttaacaatctgTAGAaaatttctgttttgtgagagttgagagcggagtggcctgctttcaagcagccttgtcatcAATGCTGGCCTTAacgcctctcccaacggaaggctttgcccttaatcaccacgctgggcagacgggttggtaatcgcagtagacggtagtagtggcacagagtacgcgttatattcccttagtcgcctcatacgacacccgcgggaagagcagggttggtgacaactgcattctaatctgccgtcaccacactgctattatttatgtatacctattacctacctatccctatccctatccctactaatattataaatgtcaatgtaagtttgtttgttacgctttcacacaaaaactacttaagcgatcctcatgaaactttgtacacatattcttggaagtgatagaagtaatataggatactttttatcccaacattaagctcggttcctttgggagggggggaggagtgtttgacgattttacatataactccgacaaattataaccgatttaaatcattattttttactatttagttTGCAAATATgtgtttagttttgcccaaactgtggttggagatagaggacagaactcctcagcggacagcagcaaacccctcatttaaggcttagcgatactgaatactttaatgtttttagatctaaaactaaatttaatgtcacatcaaaaaacaaaatcaaaagcagacgaagtcgcgggcaacagctagttatttataaattacgtatgagctcgactttactttcggggggccgagttcgaatctcagcacgcacctctaaatttccaaataaaataaataataaattaatatacttcgacaatagacacatcgccatctagccccaaagtaagcgcagcttgtgttatgggtactaacaggaccgatgaatatttttatgaataataaacactacttataatacacagataaacacacagacactgaaaaatattcatgttcatcacatcatgttccagttgtgggaatcaatatatatatagcggTTAGTCCCTTTATTCATTTAGcaattgatagttattattttacctctaatgtgtATTGTGGGCTGATTCCGCGGGTGTGTAGTGAGACGTACGCGGGAagtcttctctgtttttggacacaatgcactaatGGATactgaggattctgtatattcttaattctgtcttttatcttttatctatATGCGGGAGTTTAGGTATATTCACCACTTACCTTCGCAGAACAGTAATtagcaattaattaatttaacaaaaaatatacatttatgttagcataaaagtatatttataaaatatgtagtcAGTATGTATGTTTTCATATGTTATGacgtaacaaaaacccaatcgggtttatccgtacaccggtattcatcgttCAGCGCTCGGAATAATAAGaaggtaaagtattttaaagctacatacaaaatatgacgggtagttctaaaaaaaaatataaaaaataatgatcgcgtttcaaccagtaataaataataatctcacAGATGAATATTTGCAGCTTACGTTTTGAAACATACTGATGGCTCGAAAATAGGTAACTgcagttttataaattcaacTTTTACAGGTCATCCCTTCAAAAGAAAACACCTTGCTGGGAAAGCAGTACAGATATCTACCCGCGGCCCTGCAGTAACCTCACAGACAGCGAAAAAGAGCATCTACGAGGCAGGACTCGATCGGAAAGCCGGCACCGTCCGAGAACTAGACAAACCAAAACAACCTGCGCAGAAAAGGACTTTGATAGCctgtatttaaaaactaaatccgTTTGCTCGAATCTTGATAGTGGATATAAAGATAGTTCGGTCGACTTTAAACCGAAGTTGCAAAGACAGACTCTGTTGGTTGTGAATTGTGATTATAATGgtagttttttaaatagaacGTTGTCGGTGAAAAAGGGTGAAGTGGTCGTGCTAATACAGGGCGGGGGAGAGACTGATGTGGACTTGGAATGGTTTTATGTGAGACGGAAGGACGGAAACCAGGGATTTATTCCGGCAGCTATTGCTGGGCATGggtatatttgaattacttaagaCTGTTTCTCATTTCAAAACTTTTTGTGttatcacagtaaattaataaatgctgTACGGGAACACACGTGCGTAACAGAACACTCACACAGATGCAAACCTTTACTAGGCCCCAAAGCTattatatacaaagtgtaaatgaaaaccgaaataatacatttagatttagaggtacataatgtgctgtctctgagacttatctgtgaaaccgaaaacaaaatagtttttgagtaaaccactgctatagtttttactgaaaaaaatcagatacagccctaacatcacatgcaaaattataatcatgtGACCCACTTTATTAGGTGCGTGTCGATCTTTTCCCCCAATAGGGTTGGCATAagttagaatgttttgaattagtttgcatgtgaaaataaatatacttttgattaaatatttttacagggtgactccttatgaaatatactaatgcatctttcaatattaattcttaattctgttacacgtttcATAACACTAGCGGTCCCTGACGACTTTGTCcgcttataagtcaaccttagaATAGAATAGCTGTCGCAGACTTTTCGTTAGAACTTATAAagaggaacaactttgtcatacatggttttattaaaactttaacagTTCACGCAGCGCAGGCAgcgaaagctctcaaaaggaagaAAACCCCCGATTTTGCAACATTCTTCagtggtgctatgctcctattggtcttagcgtgatgatatatagcctatagtcTTCCTCGATgcttcctgagatcatcgcgttcaagtaaaccaACAAACTAAAAGACAAGACAACAACAGACAAACCAACAGTTAGAGCAAAGATCCTGGAAGGTCGaggtgcatccgctgaagcggacCTCATTACAAGATTACAAACCAACAAACTAACTCTTCAGCCTCATTGGTATAAGAGTATAAGATTTACCGTGTCGAGACGAGCGATCGTCTGCTGTAGTGGTGTGGGTAGGGGCTAGGACGCGTGGAGTATAAGTATCTACCTAATTATTTAACAGTCGGGTCTAGTTATTTAACAGTGTGGTTTTATTCATAGAAGTTGTATACAAATACAAGGATTGAATTAAAATAGACGAAACTGCAAATTTACTCTTATTGTTGTTATGTACCTACCACCTATGTATAGGTTATCTTTGGGGGCCTAGGTACAGTATTTAATATTGGACTCAAATTAAATGATTAGCTATAGTCCAATAAAGAGTTATGTCGCTAAGATGTAGATATATCCTTGTTAAAAAATGGAACCAACAACACGGTAAATCCTATCAGACGAAAGAAAACCTTCAAAATTGGTGCCGATTTGAAGCTGTGACACTGCCTAAAAGAAATCGCGTATGCATTTATTATCTTCGttaacttttttgtttaatttgtagataattataataagtacattaagtataaataaaatgt
The Pararge aegeria chromosome 6, ilParAegt1.1, whole genome shotgun sequence genome window above contains:
- the LOC120624524 gene encoding uncharacterized protein LOC120624524 codes for the protein MKKILRKLRERITFKDLPPPYRENEVEAIQRENFQQQIPDPPSCDALDLLANCKITSEPNDSDTQSEVEYAEIEDMGVWHSTPLSHRHKSKISLTWVLKENTDKADRKKEEKIKAFSYDKPVSKCFDNKYVAKDRVAGRNEYYHNLRFKSACEVFANHQDSCSDSSVGTEEFVRRKHRHRHRRRKRNSKFGYDIRDLDTFLTEATIDHPGNIPVVIAFPTTLYQTQKDLQRELTLPLGTVLNAVFKNQQWLYAQTPHGDEGYVLYSACLPLGILPSRSSLQKKTPCWESSTDIYPRPCSNLTDSEKEHLRGRTRSESRHRPRTRQTKTTCAEKDFDSLYLKTKSVCSNLDSGYKDSSVDFKPKLQRQTLLVVNCDYNGSFLNRTLSVKKGEVVVLIQGGGETDVDLEWFYVRRKDGNQGFIPAAIAGHGYI